The Gavia stellata isolate bGavSte3 chromosome 1, bGavSte3.hap2, whole genome shotgun sequence genome has a segment encoding these proteins:
- the SLC9A2 gene encoding sodium/hydrogen exchanger 2 gives MGRRGGPPRPAAPLLPVPVPVLAVLAVLAAGAAEARATSQSQPPGASAMGTGTPPSPSGTAFEETRLHVFTLDYPHVQIPFEITLWILLASLAKIGFHLYHKLPSIVPESCLLILVGLLLGGIIFGAEEKSPPVMNSDVFFLYLLPPIVLDAGYFMPTRLFFENFGTIFWYAVVGTLWNAIGIGISLYGICQISAFGLTDITLLQNLLFGSLISAVDPVAVLAVFENIHVNEQLYILVFGESLLNDAITVVLYNLFKSFCQMRTIKVIDIFAGIANFFIVGIGGVLIGILLGFVAAFTTRFTHKIRVIEPLFVFLYSYLSYITAEMFHLSGIMAITACAMTMNKYVEENVSQKSYTTIKYFMKMLSSVSETLIFIFMGVSTVGKNHEWNWAFVSFTLLFCLIWRALGVFVLTQIINVFRTIPLTFKDQFIIAYGGLRGAICFSLVFLLPPAVFPRKKLFITAVIVVIFFTVFIQGITIRPLVEFLDVKRSNKKQPAVSEEIYNRFFDHVKTGIEDVCGHWGHNFWRDKFKKFDNKYLRRLLIRENQPKSSIVSLYKKLEIKHAIEMAESGMISKVPSSVSLSEYHEGKIKPLSPTEMENMREILTKNLYQIRHRTMSYNRHSLAADANEKQAKEILIRRRHSLRESLRKTNSLSRERPAAANTKRFLSLPKNTKLPEKLRVRNKTSSRVGDSSDSEMDAATTVLNLRPRAGKILRDQRLRQQRPLPEFRVEWKNEVDGSQDGRGEQQELSTLPQPSIGFRQPLLTRPRFGTLSREDLTADHGSARPTPPPRLVRQASQGERQRNKPENQPY, from the exons ATGGGCAGGCGcggcggccccccgcgccctgcCGCGCCTCTgctgccggtgccggtgccggtgctggCGGTGCTGGCGGTGCtggcggccggggcggcggaGGCGCGGGCCACCTCGCAGAGCCAGCCGCCCGGCGCCTCGGCGATGGGCACCGGCACCCCGCCGAGCCCCAGCGGCACCGCCTTCGAGGAGACGCGGCTCCACGTCTTCACCCTGGACTACCCCCACGTGCAAATCCCCTTCGAGATCACCCTCTGGATCCTGCTGGCCTCCCTCGCCAAGATCG GCTTTCATCTCTATCACAAGTTGCCCTCAATAGTACCTGAAAGCTGCCTCCTTATTCTGGTTGGATTGCTTCTTGGTGGGATTATTTttggagcagaggagaagtCCCCACCTGTAATGAACagtgatgtttttttcttgtatcttTTGCCACCCATTGTACTCGATGCTGGATATTTTATGCCAACTCGTCTTTTCTTCGAGAACTTTGGTACCATATTCTGGTATGCCGTGGTGGGCACGCTCTGGAATGCCATTGGCATTGGAATTTCACTTTATGGAATTTGCCAGATCAGTGCGTTTGGTTTGACTGATATCACATTGCTGCAGAATTTGCTCTTTGGCAGCCTCATTTCAGCTGTGGATCCTGTGGCGGTGTTAgctgtttttgaaaatattcatgTCAATGAGCAGCTTTACATCCTGGTGTTTGGAGAGTCTTTGCTGAATGATGCTATAACTGTG GTCCTGTACAATTTGTTCAAGTCTTTCTGCCAGATGCGCACAATTAAGGTTATTGACATATTCGCTGGGATTGCTAACTTCTTTATAGTGGGGATCGGTGGAGTATTGATTGGAATCCTTTTGGGATTTGTAGCAGCCTTTACCACCCGTTTCACCCATAAAATCCGAGTGATTGAGCCACTCTTTGTCTTCCTGTACAGTTACTTGTCATACATAACAGCTGAAATGTTTCATCTCTCGGGCATCATGGC GATTACAGCTTGTGCCATGACCATGAATAAATACGTGGAGGAAAATGTTTCTCAAAAGTCCTATACGACAATAAAGTATTTCATGAAGATGCTGAGCAGTGTCAGTGAGACCTTAATCTTCATCTTCATGGGAGTGTCTACAGTTGGGAAGAACCATGAGTGGAACTGGGCCTTTGTTAGTTTCAccctccttttctgtttaatcTGGAGGGCACTGG gtGTTTTTGTTCTGACTCAGATCATTAATGTGTTCCGGACAATTCCTCTCACTTTTAAGGACCAATTTATTATCGCCTATGGAGGCCTCCGAGGAGCTATTTGTTTTTCACTTgtatttctgcttcctcctgctgtgTTTCCCAGGAAGAAGTTGTTCatcactgctgttattgtggtgattttctttactgttttcattCAG ggAATAACAATTCGCCCACTGGTGGAGTTTCTTGATGTCAAAAGGTCAAATAAAAAGCAGCCTGctgtcagtgaagaaatttATAACAGG TTCTTCGACCACGTGAAGACTGGAATTGAAGATGTGTGCGGCCACTGGGGTCACAACTTTTGGAGAGATAA GTTTAAAAAGTTTGACAATAAATACCTGCGAAGACTTCTAATCCGGGAGAACCAGCCCAAATCCAGCATTGTTTCTTTATACAAGAAGCTGGAAATCAAACATGCCATTGAGATGGCAGAGAGCGGAATGATAAGCAAGGTCCCATCGTCGGTGTCTCTCAG TGAATaccatgaaggaaaaataaagccacTTTCTCccactgaaatggaaaacatgCGAGAAATATTAACAAAGAATCTCTACCAAATACGACATCGA ACAATGTCATATAACCGACATAGCCTGGCTGcagatgcaaatgaaaagcaagcCAAAGAAATTTTGATCCGTCGCCGGCACAGCCTTAGAGAGAGcctgaggaaaacaaacagcctGTCAAGAGAAAGACCG GCTGCTGCAAATACAAAAAGATTCCTTTCACTTCCTAAAAACACTAAACTCCCAGAGAAACTACgagtgagaaataaaacatcttcCAGAG TGGGTGACAGCAGTGACTCTGAGATGGATGCCGCTACCACAGTGCTCAATCTAAGACCCAGAGCAGGGAAAATCTTGAGAGACCAGAGACTGAGACAGCAGAGGCCACTGCCTGAGTTTAGGGTGGAGTGGAAGAATGAAGTTGATGGGAGCCAGGACGGCcgaggagagcagcaggagctgagcaccTTGCCTCAGCCATCCATCGGGTTCAGGCAGCCGCTGCTGACAAGACCAAGATTTGGCACTTTGAGCAGGGAAGATTTGACTGCAGACCATGGGTCAGCAAGACCTACGCCACCACCACGGTTAGTTAGGCAGGCATCGCaaggggaaaggcagagaaataagCCTGAGAACCAGCCGTATTGA